DNA from Halanaerobium saccharolyticum subsp. saccharolyticum DSM 6643:
TCACAAAAATTGGCTGAGAACGCAAAATCACATGCTCATCAAGGCGTGATGGCAGAAGCTGACCCCTTAAAAGAATATGGATTAGCGGATGTAATTGAAATTAAAGAAAAAAAGGATGAGGATTCTCTAGTAATTATTTTGGATGAGATTAAAGACCCTCATAATTTTGGAGCAATCATTAGGACTGCATATGCTGCAGGTGCTGATGCAGTTGTTTATCAGGATAGAAGAGCAGTTGGGATTACTCCGGTTGTCTTAAAAGCTGCAGCTGGAGCTGCTGAGCATATACCTTTAGTCAAGGTTTCTAATATTAACTATGCAATTAAGGATTTGAAAGAAGCGCATTTCTGGATTGCAGGAGCTGATGCAGCAGCAGAAAAAACCCATTTTGAAGCTGATTTGAGCGGGTCTTTAGGACTTGTTATTGGTAGTGAAGGTAGTGGTCTCAGAAGGTTAGTTAGAGAAAATTGTGATTTTCTTGTTAAAATACCTATGAATGGTGAATTGGGATCTCTAAATGCTTCTGTAGCAGCAGCAGTTATTATCTATGAAATTTTCCGTCAGCGCACAATAAGA
Protein-coding regions in this window:
- the rlmB gene encoding 23S rRNA (guanosine(2251)-2'-O)-methyltransferase RlmB, with the protein product MPKIEGRNPVYEALRGHRKIHRIFIQEKISAAIIDDILELAAEKNIPISRISSQKLAENAKSHAHQGVMAEADPLKEYGLADVIEIKEKKDEDSLVIILDEIKDPHNFGAIIRTAYAAGADAVVYQDRRAVGITPVVLKAAAGAAEHIPLVKVSNINYAIKDLKEAHFWIAGADAAAEKTHFEADLSGSLGLVIGSEGSGLRRLVRENCDFLVKIPMNGELGSLNASVAAAVIIYEIFRQRTIR